One genomic segment of Pseudomonas sp. p1(2021b) includes these proteins:
- the tssA gene encoding type VI secretion system protein TssA, whose translation MPETLNDLSLAELAAPIDGGSGEDLSFSALFDQIKEARRADPDYLTQGDWQTDLKTADWEKAIALSAEGLAHQSKDLMLVAWLSEGLAQREHFQGITFGLELTERILEGFWETAYPSLEDGLDERAARLSWLKTTLTDITGGLPITQGQNFGVLRYDESRHVENLALQNAKAMQTALDEGKINAEIFQRSVALTDTEHLRNKALQIAESLQTCNRLQVTIDRLFGHEAPSFASLADMLSRASQLAEKLLKDRGVELHPATVATPEPSTTPAPAAEPGEPMTTPAQAPAPAQMRTTPLTRDEAFTMLAGIAQFFKQSEPQSPVPYLIERAIKWGNMPLEGWLSDVIKDSNVVDNIRDVLGTREQR comes from the coding sequence ATGCCTGAAACCCTCAACGACCTTTCGCTGGCCGAGCTGGCCGCGCCGATCGACGGTGGCAGCGGCGAAGACTTGAGCTTCTCCGCCTTGTTCGACCAGATCAAGGAGGCGCGCCGGGCAGACCCTGACTACCTTACCCAGGGCGACTGGCAAACAGACCTGAAGACCGCCGACTGGGAAAAGGCCATTGCCCTCTCAGCCGAAGGGCTCGCCCACCAGAGCAAGGACCTGATGCTGGTGGCCTGGCTCAGCGAGGGCCTGGCCCAGCGTGAGCACTTCCAAGGCATCACCTTCGGCCTGGAACTGACCGAGCGCATCCTGGAAGGCTTCTGGGAAACCGCCTACCCATCCCTCGAAGACGGCCTGGACGAGCGCGCCGCGCGGCTGTCCTGGCTGAAGACGACCCTCACCGACATCACCGGTGGCTTGCCCATTACCCAAGGGCAGAATTTCGGCGTGCTGCGCTATGACGAATCACGCCACGTAGAAAACCTCGCCTTGCAAAATGCCAAGGCCATGCAAACCGCACTGGACGAAGGCAAGATCAACGCCGAGATCTTCCAGCGCTCGGTCGCCCTTACCGACACCGAGCACCTGCGCAACAAAGCCCTGCAGATTGCCGAAAGCCTGCAGACCTGCAACCGCCTGCAAGTGACCATCGACCGCCTGTTCGGCCACGAAGCACCCAGCTTCGCCAGCCTCGCCGACATGCTGTCAAGGGCCAGCCAGCTGGCCGAGAAACTGCTCAAGGACCGCGGCGTCGAGCTGCACCCTGCCACCGTGGCCACGCCTGAACCGAGCACCACGCCCGCCCCTGCCGCCGAACCAGGTGAACCGATGACGACACCCGCACAGGCCCCCGCCCCTGCGCAAATGCGCACCACACCACTGACCCGCGACGAAGCCTTCACCATGCTTGCGGGCATTGCCCAATTCTTCAAGCAGAGCGAACCCCAGAGCCCGGTGCCCTACTTGATCGAACGCGCTATCAAATGGGGCAATATGCCGTTGGAAGGCTGGCTGAGCGATGTGATCAAGGACAGTAATGTGGTGGACAATATTCGAGATGTGTTGGGGACGCGTGAGCAGCGGTGA
- a CDS encoding suppressor of fused domain protein — MAVPSAQCKMVAKHALRVFGGQLKVQAYYDDARTLSIDLLTTLDSLHAGVKSIGTIGLSEIPLLTADGNEFGTRVELCAGALTQETYWENAVASAAFHIRKQQAAVMPGDVVRDIFSEYLVRPKMPHIYLTIPFMWNDSYFPELQYSTLKVNWLQCIAIYEEERVFIEQYGGDVFDNLLSEQEINTLDCNRPRIVFSD; from the coding sequence ATGGCTGTTCCTAGCGCTCAATGTAAAATGGTGGCGAAGCACGCATTGCGAGTTTTTGGCGGTCAACTCAAGGTGCAAGCTTATTATGATGATGCTAGAACTTTGTCGATTGATTTGTTGACAACGCTTGACTCGCTACATGCAGGTGTAAAATCCATTGGTACTATAGGCCTATCCGAGATTCCTTTATTAACAGCCGATGGAAATGAATTCGGCACGCGGGTGGAGCTTTGTGCCGGAGCATTGACTCAAGAAACCTATTGGGAGAATGCGGTAGCGTCGGCTGCGTTTCATATCAGAAAACAGCAGGCCGCAGTCATGCCTGGGGACGTGGTTCGTGATATCTTTAGCGAGTATCTAGTGCGGCCGAAAATGCCTCATATTTATCTAACGATACCGTTTATGTGGAACGACTCCTACTTTCCTGAGCTTCAGTATTCAACTTTGAAAGTTAACTGGCTGCAATGTATCGCCATCTATGAAGAAGAGCGGGTTTTCATAGAGCAGTATGGTGGTGATGTTTTTGATAATCTCCTATCTGAACAGGAGATAAACACGTTAGATTGCAATAGGCCGCGAATCGTTTTTTCTGATTAA